From a region of the Calliphora vicina chromosome 4, idCalVici1.1, whole genome shotgun sequence genome:
- the LOC135958509 gene encoding signal transducer and activator of transcription C-like codes for MTPERRRDIVERLGYCTNCLARSHNIRSCTSMESCIKCNQLHHTMLHPSRTRSPSPNLSTVSSQRSRDAETQLQPHQQPRQHHHHHRQRYHQHRQHRHHQPRQPHHRRHQRQQPHHRRHQRQQLHNQQQQRHQTQQRHQTQQHQLQQSPAPVVSTTTPPMPDQHILAEAIKSLANVLCFQSKPE; via the coding sequence ATGACGCCAGAGAGAAGACGTGATATTGTTGAGCGTCTTGGCTATTGCACCAATTGTTTGGCTCGAAGCCACAATATAAGGTCGTGTACCTCGATGGAGTCTTGCATAAAATGCAACCAACTGCACCACACCATGTTGCACCCATCGAGGACCCGCAGCCCATCGCCCAACTTGTCTACCGTCAGCAGCCAACGCAGTCGTGACGCCGAGACCCAGTTACAACCGCACCAACAACCacgtcaacatcatcatcaccatcgtCAACGTTATCATCAGCATCGTCAACACCGACACCATCAACCTCGTCAGCCacatcatcgtcgtcatcaACGCCAACAGCCacatcatcgtcgtcatcaACGCCAACAGCTGcataatcaacaacaacaacgtcaTCAAACTCAACAACGTCATCAAACTCAACAACATCAACTTCAACAATCACCAGCTCCAGTTGTTTCAACTACCACACCACCAATGCCAGATCAACATATCTTGGCTGAAGCTATTAAATCGCTGGCCAACGTATTATGCTTTCAAAGCAAGCCAGAATAA